One Candidatus Wallbacteria bacterium genomic window carries:
- the mutL gene encoding DNA mismatch repair endonuclease MutL — protein sequence MGKIIRLNDELINKIAAGEIIERPGNVVKELVENSLDSEASRISIEIKDGGSKVIQVADNGCGMQDEDLLLAFERHATSKLGSEEDLYRINTLGFRGEALPSIAGVSKLDVYSREHTSTLGNYLRIEGGQLKKIQQMSCNEGTSITVRDLFYNTPARKKFLKSAHAESHGILEILLRYVLGFPEVAFTLVNNSRVQLKTAGNLSLQEVLGIALGNEVRDNVVEVNHAAGDYPLKIRGFVGKPNLSYPRSGSIYFLVNRRYIRSNFLLAALLEGYRGYLMVNKYPAAVLCLEIAPEHFDINVHPSKLEIKFVHEKTIFGEIVKAVSLALTCSHSYNPGGTLERERIELTRETGPVTGSLFPEDRPNNSGEAVFPFSLSPEFKPEIVSERFNFSEARIIGQFNNSYLLCEWKDELILLDQHAAHEKVLFETLREMYLVGLTSQPLLIPVVRELPPPAKYSLLERREAFAKVGIQLEDFGGNTIRITEIPAFVNQKEVEQLFEVMKQSGSDNYDFLKEELIKKIACHRAVKNGDPLRPDEMISLLKGLEKLKNPFFCPHGRPVMIRIGVRALDKMFRRI from the coding sequence ATGGGTAAAATCATTCGCCTGAACGACGAACTGATCAATAAGATCGCAGCAGGCGAGATCATTGAACGTCCGGGAAATGTAGTCAAGGAACTGGTGGAAAATTCCCTTGATTCAGAGGCTTCCAGGATCTCGATCGAGATCAAGGATGGCGGCTCCAAAGTGATTCAGGTCGCTGACAACGGCTGCGGGATGCAGGATGAAGATCTGCTGCTGGCCTTTGAGCGGCATGCCACTTCCAAACTGGGCAGCGAGGAAGATCTTTACAGGATCAACACTCTTGGTTTCAGGGGTGAAGCGCTTCCATCGATCGCAGGTGTCTCCAAACTGGATGTATACAGCAGGGAGCATACTTCCACACTGGGAAATTATCTGCGGATCGAGGGCGGACAGCTGAAAAAGATTCAGCAGATGAGCTGTAATGAAGGCACTTCAATCACAGTCAGAGATTTGTTCTATAATACTCCTGCCAGAAAGAAGTTCCTGAAATCCGCACATGCCGAGAGCCACGGGATTCTGGAAATTCTGCTCAGATATGTGCTTGGATTTCCAGAAGTGGCTTTCACACTTGTCAACAACAGCCGGGTGCAGCTCAAAACTGCAGGCAACCTGAGCCTGCAGGAAGTGCTGGGAATCGCCCTTGGCAATGAAGTCCGCGACAATGTCGTGGAAGTTAATCATGCTGCCGGAGATTATCCGCTGAAAATAAGAGGGTTCGTTGGAAAACCGAATCTGAGCTATCCCAGAAGCGGCAGTATTTATTTCCTTGTGAACAGGAGATACATACGGAGCAATTTTCTGCTGGCCGCTCTGCTGGAAGGATACCGCGGTTACCTGATGGTTAATAAATATCCAGCCGCCGTATTGTGCCTCGAAATCGCCCCAGAACATTTCGACATTAATGTCCACCCGTCAAAGCTTGAAATCAAGTTTGTCCATGAAAAGACAATTTTCGGCGAAATCGTCAAAGCCGTTTCCCTGGCACTGACCTGCAGTCATTCTTATAATCCGGGCGGCACTTTGGAGCGGGAAAGGATTGAACTGACAAGAGAAACGGGGCCGGTCACAGGGTCACTGTTTCCTGAGGACAGGCCAAATAATTCCGGCGAAGCCGTGTTCCCTTTTTCGCTCAGCCCGGAATTCAAGCCTGAAATTGTCAGCGAACGTTTCAATTTTTCAGAAGCCAGGATCATTGGACAGTTCAATAACTCTTATCTCCTGTGCGAATGGAAAGACGAACTGATCCTGCTCGATCAGCATGCTGCTCACGAGAAAGTCCTGTTCGAAACATTGCGGGAAATGTATCTGGTCGGGTTGACTTCCCAGCCACTCTTGATTCCTGTGGTGCGGGAACTTCCCCCACCCGCTAAGTACAGTCTGCTTGAACGAAGGGAAGCGTTTGCCAAAGTCGGGATTCAGTTGGAGGATTTCGGAGGCAATACCATCAGGATCACGGAAATTCCTGCCTTTGTAAATCAAAAGGAAGTCGAACAGTTGTTTGAGGTGATGAAACAGTCAGGTTCAGACAATTACGATTTCCTGAAAGAAGAGCTGATCAAAAAGATTGCCTGTCACAGAGCGGTCAAGAACGGCGATCCCCTGCGGCCGGACGAGATGATTTCACTGCTCAAGGGGTTGGAGAAGCTCAAAAATCCATTTTTCTGTCCCCATGGACGGCCTGTGATGATCAGAATCGGGGTCCGTGCACTGGACAAAATGTTTCGGAGGATTTGA
- a CDS encoding VIT and VWA domain-containing protein produces the protein MKRIFILLLLFTSIFCHADGIIVIPDRIDTEPPYLKLEKHLVDVRIVENHATTSVDEIFRNPTNRRIEGLYIFPLPVGASISEFSFEIGGVLQKGEILEREKARAIFEEIVRKIRDPALLEFYGQGLFKVSIFPIEPREEKRIVLKYNEILKGDARTFRYFYPLKIEHNAGDNIPLLRISLDVKQKRRIAGLYSPEFKLDRVDVKGGLKASFEARNFEATHDFTAYFTLGEELSSSLISYREGADDYFLLSIFPPDQSNVQAVTKEIIFALDTSGSMVGKKLDQARKALNFCLKSLKAADSFNLLTFATSVKAFSEKVLPADPENIKNSCEFLDKISSLGGTNISGALEQALNSFSKAELPHYLVFITDGEPTLELTEPGEILRKTKELNQIRSRIFTLGIGADLNSYLLDNLSSDNGGASDYLSEEEEMELKISSFYQKISSPVLTGISLSFKPSDVEHYPGAIPDLFAGSPMLLVGKCQKCSKLALVLNGRHGDEKFTGEYSWDLGGSDMEESFLPLLYAQRRVAYLLDQIRKNGSNRELIDEIKKLALKYGIVTPYTSFLVVEDQKFEREREVLQSRMDATGAGAVALSKSLNELWGGGIAGESRKEAEKIGIKAVGGRTFIKKGEFWQDTQYKEGLKEILIKVFSSEYFALIKENPSLAAFLSLGDKMILVVGEKAYRIE, from the coding sequence ATGAAACGAATCTTTATCCTGCTGCTTCTCTTCACTTCAATCTTCTGCCATGCGGATGGAATCATCGTGATCCCGGACAGGATCGACACCGAACCACCTTATCTCAAGCTGGAAAAGCACCTGGTGGATGTGCGGATAGTGGAAAATCACGCCACAACTTCGGTGGACGAGATCTTCAGGAATCCCACTAACCGGCGCATCGAAGGACTTTACATTTTTCCGCTTCCAGTGGGCGCAAGCATCAGCGAATTTTCTTTTGAAATCGGTGGAGTGCTGCAAAAGGGCGAGATTCTGGAGCGAGAGAAAGCAAGAGCGATTTTCGAGGAAATAGTCAGGAAAATCCGTGATCCTGCTCTGCTGGAATTTTACGGGCAGGGTTTGTTCAAGGTCTCGATATTCCCGATCGAACCCCGCGAGGAAAAGCGGATTGTACTGAAATATAACGAGATTCTGAAGGGTGATGCCAGGACTTTCAGGTATTTCTATCCTCTGAAGATCGAACACAACGCCGGGGACAATATCCCGCTTTTGAGGATCAGCCTGGATGTGAAGCAGAAGAGACGCATCGCAGGACTGTATTCCCCTGAATTCAAGCTGGACCGGGTTGATGTAAAAGGCGGGCTTAAAGCCTCTTTCGAAGCCCGGAATTTCGAAGCGACTCACGATTTCACGGCATATTTTACTCTGGGCGAGGAACTTTCCTCCTCACTCATTTCCTATCGGGAAGGAGCGGACGATTATTTTCTGCTGAGCATTTTCCCGCCTGATCAATCGAATGTTCAGGCAGTGACCAAGGAGATCATCTTCGCACTGGACACTTCCGGCAGCATGGTCGGGAAAAAACTTGACCAGGCTCGGAAAGCACTGAATTTCTGCCTGAAAAGTCTGAAGGCCGCTGACAGCTTCAACCTTCTCACCTTTGCCACTTCGGTGAAAGCCTTTTCAGAAAAGGTACTGCCGGCCGATCCGGAAAACATCAAGAATTCCTGCGAATTTCTGGACAAAATCAGTTCCCTTGGAGGCACCAATATTTCCGGAGCCCTGGAGCAGGCGCTGAATTCTTTTTCCAAAGCTGAACTTCCCCATTATCTTGTTTTTATTACAGACGGCGAACCGACCCTTGAATTGACGGAACCAGGTGAAATCCTCAGAAAAACCAAGGAACTCAATCAGATCAGATCCAGGATTTTTACACTGGGTATCGGAGCTGATCTTAATTCATACCTTCTTGATAATCTCTCCTCTGATAATGGCGGGGCGAGCGATTATCTCTCCGAAGAGGAGGAAATGGAACTGAAGATTTCATCTTTTTATCAGAAGATCAGTTCCCCGGTTCTCACCGGGATCTCACTTTCCTTCAAACCTTCAGATGTAGAACATTACCCCGGTGCAATTCCTGACCTTTTCGCGGGCAGCCCCATGCTGCTTGTAGGGAAGTGCCAGAAGTGCAGCAAGCTGGCGCTGGTCTTGAACGGCAGGCATGGCGATGAAAAATTTACCGGCGAATATTCGTGGGATCTTGGCGGATCCGACATGGAAGAGAGCTTTCTGCCTCTCCTTTACGCACAGAGAAGGGTAGCCTATCTGCTGGATCAGATCAGGAAAAACGGCAGCAATCGCGAACTAATCGATGAAATCAAAAAGCTCGCCCTGAAATACGGGATTGTCACTCCGTATACCTCATTTCTGGTGGTGGAAGACCAGAAATTCGAGCGGGAGCGTGAAGTGCTTCAGTCCAGGATGGATGCGACAGGGGCAGGAGCGGTAGCCCTCAGCAAGAGCCTGAACGAGCTTTGGGGAGGCGGAATTGCCGGTGAGAGCAGAAAGGAAGCCGAAAAAATAGGCATCAAGGCTGTCGGGGGAAGGACTTTTATTAAAAAGGGTGAATTCTGGCAGGACACACAGTACAAAGAAGGCCTGAAAGAAATATTGAT